The DNA window GCCAATACGATAAAGATAATGCAGATATTGATGATGGGGCtgatgactatcaagaaaatatTGAGGTTGATGACTTTCAAATGGATAATAACGGGATTGAAAGTTCGGTACTTCATCGACACCCGCCTCCATGTGCGGGCGGTAACTTAGCGGATAGGCCTCCTAGCAACAATAACATTGGCTCAAATTCGCTTGGCACGTCAAACTTTGTTGGGAGTAATAGTAGCAATAGCTATTGGGGTGGTAAAGTTATGATTGGGCAGATTTATTCAGACAAAAAAgagttacaaaaatatattgctATGTATGCTATGAGCAAGAACTTCCAATTCCGCGTTATTAAGTCGACCAAAACTCTTTTTATGATTCAATGTGCTGCTAAAGGGTGCGAGTGGCGTATGCGATCGATAAGAGTTAAGGATTCGGAGTTGTTTAAGGTGACGAGGCTTAATGACAATCACAAATGCTCTTTGGACTTTATTTCTACCAATGCTCTTATTTCCACCAAAATACAAGTCCCTAATCCTATGCACAGAAGTGTCAATCAAGCTAGACAGGGGAGGGACATCACCACCTAACAAACCAGTGATAAGAGCAAATTCAGCAATAGAAAATGTTGCCCTCTTTCCAGCAAATTTGAACCTGAATAATATCACACCAGATTCTTCTTTAGCAGAGGTTACAACTTGTCGTAGTAGAGCTTGATGTACCAACTGGCCAGAGAAATTCATGTGCCCAACATCCAGAAACATGCCAAAGCATGTTCTCCTAAACATCTCCAGTTGATCCTCactaagcttccttttgattttgcttatggattcagatatatttgaaaaaacacTAACCTTACCTGggaaatgatttttcatttcaatcatgtaatccatttctttgaaaaattgtctatctgaaaaagaaatacaataacCAAATTAATATTGACTTCAATCATAATACTcgaccaaaaaaacacatttgctcgactacaaaaataaaaatgctcgACCACAGTTTCATAAAAATGCTCGACCACATAAAATTAACAtcaaatgctcgactacaacaattatgtaatgctcgactaatgctcgacctacacaacaattatgctcgactacaacaattatgatatgctcgactacaaagttaagaatactggaacacacataatgcccgaccctaaataaaactgctcgactaatgctcgacctacacaacaattaagctcgactacagaacatacatgctcgactacaaagttaagaatactggaacacaCATAATGCCCGACCTCAATAAAACTGCTCAACTAATGCTCGACCCACACAATAATTATGCTCGACTACAGAACatacatgctcgactacaaaattaagaatactggaacacaCATAATGTCCGACCACCTGCACGCAAGCACCACCAAAAACCCAAGACTTCACCCACAATGTCACCCAATTAAACAGAGTTTCACCAAAAACCCAAGCCAGCCACAGGTATGTACCAAAATGCAAAATTTTTCGTGTAATACCAAATTAAAATCGAGTATATGTTAGGCAGAAAACTAAGCCAGTAAGATACTAACCTCAGAGGGGGGAAAATCCCTTATCTGTTGCTGAAAACTGATGATCGGAAGTTGTATAGTAATCGTCGAGCAGCCCGTCGAGCAAAAGAAGTTTGAAAGAAGTGGGTTTTCGTGGGAAGGGGAAAAGCCAAATGGTGGGTTATGTTTTCTAAGGACAATTTGGTCTTTACAATATGAAACTAGGTCATTTTtgcggtttataaaaaaatgggTCATTTCTCTGATTTGACTTTTTGAGAaggtcatttttacaaaattaccTAGTAGTTTCTACTGAAAAGACAAAAGGCCTCAAACCGAAAATCGCACTCGTCTTTGAAAGTTGGACACCAAAAGctctcaaatttcacaacacAAGACCACATTCGAAACTCTTCCATGGATGATTCACTGAAACAAGAACCTAAAGCTGAGCCTCCCCCACAGCCACCGCCACAAGCGAGTAGCAATAGAGGGTGGGGAGGCTGGGGAATCTCAGCTTTCTCTGTACTCACAGATCCCCAAAATTCCGCCACTGCCGCCGCTGAAGAGATCTCCCGCAGTGTATGCTGTATTCCTTCATTTTTCTCCATCTTCAATCAATTTTTGTTAGGTTTTGATTTGCTCAAATTAGGGGATTGGGTACGGTCATTTCCGTTTCGGTTTTTAATCTTTGATGTTCAGTGCCGTTATTTACGTATTTTTATTTAGCTTGCAAAACGTGCTATGGATATAATTATACACTGATAGTGGATTTTAGACATTCGTTAATGCAAAGTTATAGAAACATTTTGAATTTTGTGGCTTGTTTTTGAAAATGTTGTCTTTCGGCAAGTCCACAGTTTTGTACTTTGTTATGCCTTTTTTGGGTGATTGAATTTGGAATTGTTACAAAGGtaaaattttcttctcaataGATAAAAGTTTATTCAGTATGTAGTAATTTCACCTGAAATGCCCTTAATTGCTTATCTGTTGCTGTTTTGGGCTTCAGTTCTTATGTAAGGTCTTAGATTGCTACTCAACTGCCATGATTCGAACTTGAAAATTTGAGCCACTCTGAGATTTGAACTCCACTACTGGCTATGGAAAGGCAGgatgaagaaattaaatttaGTCTTCCGTCCTATAAAGGCTTGATGGCTTGATTTGCCGCACTTAGCAGCCTAAATTACTCACTTGGACAGTTAGACGTGGCCAAGGGTGGTTGTGTTGCTCAGGCATTGCTCTTGatgttcttctttatttttcctttgatGTTCATTTTCGTCTTCATCTGCTGCAATTTGGAAGAAATAATCACAGAAAGATGGGTTAATTATGGCTGgttatgttattattattgaaacATGAAGGTATAAGTGTAAAGTAGGGTTATAGTGTTTTGTATGATACTATGAGTGCATGTTGCACACTGAAATTCAGCACTTTGTATTGCAAATATGAGATGTACCTGGTAGATGGTTTGGGTTTTGTTTGAGTGGTAGTGTGACAACACAGGTttatttgaacaataaaaaaagaagaagataataacaataataataaataaacaatagataaagtaacaataaaatgattaaaagttaaaacaataaaacaatgattaaactaataaaataatagaaaataGGTATGAGGGAGGAATTCGGCAGtgaaggtttaaaaaaaaataataataagaggaaaaaaatggGGAAGTTCGCGAGAGAGGGTGAGGaaccgagagagagagaaatggtgAAGAGTGAAGGTGGGCTTTGAAGGAGCAAGGAGAAAGAAGCTTCAATCAAGAGTTTGGAACTTGTATAAGCTTGActttcaagatttcttcaaaCTTGAGGTAATATTTCCATGGGTTTGaaactagggtttatgggttttggttttattttgtgAAATTGGGGCTTTGGGTGCTTAAATTAGTTGATTTATCATGGATTATGAACTATAATTTCAAATTTGAACTTGAATTGAGGAGGTGGTGTTGACAAGGGATTGGATTGGAGATTGAAGATTTGAGCAAGGTAAGTGGTTTGCTTTGAAATTATGAGTTGATTATGGAGAGAATGGATGGATATTGATGTTATAGAAGGAGAAATTAAGTTGTATGTGTGTATGGTGTAGGTTGATTAAACTTGGAGGAGTTGGTGAGGTTTTGCTCAAACGAGATACTTTAGTTTCTGCGTAGGGTAAGTGttagggattttcttaaccctcTCAATTTCGAAACACTATTGACTACCCGGATTGTGTTTAAATTCATTCGTTTCCGCCTTATTGTCcaaggggaaacaaaccctTTGTATGTATGCTATTGTGAATGAAATACCGTTGTTGTTGGTTGCTTAGTGTTTGATGCATTAACTCTTTTGGGCGCTCGGTCTCCTATCGAGTGGTCGGTAATCTTGGCATGTATTTTAAATAGAATTGCACGCAATTCATGTTTTGTATAATAGGTATGTGACATCATATGCATTTGTTGCATGATATGCATTAGTTGCTTGGTGTTGGAGATATGGGAGAATGACTCGGTGCTACAGAACTGTGTGGCGGCTCTAGTGGGGTCTTATGTGGTTGTCAGGTACTAGAAAACTACGTGGCGGTGCTAGTGTGGCATTTTGAGATTTGTGTGGTAACATTGTGATGATGATTGGGAAGTCATTGAAGATGGGAGGTTTGGTGGGACTGATCGGGTGCATTGTTTGATTCATCATGGCATTTTGCTGCATTGTATACTTTTATTCATATCCAGCCATTTTCCTTTCATTTATGCTCTTTATTTTTCGTATCCCTACGGGGTCTCCTGCTCACTGTTTTATTTCTTCCCCAGGTGACATAGGTACTAGTTCCGGTGGCCCGACTACGGATCAGCGAGGTGACGAGTGACGTGACTAGCCTGGATATTGTTGGTTTGAGTTATATTCTGTACTTGTTGGTGTGTTATGTAATACTAATTTAATGGAGATGATTGTGCTATTTTGGTACTTTGGATATGATAAATTTTTATAAGGATGTGATATATATGCTGTATGATGGTTCTGGATtgatatggcctgaggccctagtTGATTGGATTTGTTGTACTGGATTGTTGGACCGGAGGTGttattcttttgtgttttatgATGAGGTTCAATTTTGGCTGTAGTAGTGGAGATTGATTTGTTTTGCTATACTGGTTTAGGGCGGACTTTCCGATATACGGGGAGATGTTGtcggatttttttaaaaatttatggtGGTTAAATTGTGTGCTGATTTAGTTTGAGGCACTTGTATTGGTAGCagcacgtgggtgcacacacgtgttATCGATTAGTCACGTTCCTGGGACGGGGCGTGACAAGTTGGTATCGGAGTTAAGTTTCGCTAAAGGTAGGACCTAAGGGATGGGTCCAGTGTGAGtatttgtgtgtgtttgatgtGTGAATGTTGTGTATGATACGTCCAGGCCACGTCATGCCCTCTGCTGATCCGGTATGTATTCTAATCCCTTAAATCCTCGTATGTTATGATGATATTGAACGTTGGTTATTTATGTTGTGGTTGTAGATGGATACACGTAGGAGTGCTCATTTCCTCGAGCCCCAGGATCAGGGGTGTGAACGAGGGGGTGTTAGGACCCGTGGTGGTAGACAGAGTAGGGGCCGAGGTCGAGGAGTTGGGCGGGGACGCGGTGAACGAAATGCACCCGCTCCTGTTATAGTTCCTGATTTACCTACGTGGAGTAGGGTGCAGCAGCGGGGACAGCGTACTGCAGTAAGAAATTCAGATGAagttgaaaatcctgcagtaaATGTGACAGGAGGAAATAGAGGTGTTCCCGAGGCAACTACTACGCAGGTGCAAACTTTGTCAATTACTCAGATGATGGTGGCGTCGATGTTTGAGGCCCAAGTGCAAGTGATGAAAGGGATGttagagatgatgaagaatGTCACTCAGATGGTTCAGGCACGAGCTGAACATGGCGTTCATGGTGTGGTGGAGGGTCAGATCTCGGGAGAAGCTGATAGGATTCAGCGACACTTGAGTGAGGTAGATAGATTGCGCAAGCTGGAGCCTCCTAAATTTCATGGTGATACAGATGTTGCAAAGGCTCATACTTGGATCCGGGAGATGACCATGCGTTTGGATACATTGGGTATTCCGGATGAAAGGCGGGGGACGGTAGCCTCGTATTTTCTGAAAGACAAGGCCTATGATTGGTGGTATGCTCTTGGGCAGCGGAAGGAGCAGCTTACGTGGGCATCCCTTGAGAGATTATTCATGCAGCATTTTGTGCCAAACTCCTATCGCACAGAGAAGGCAAAGGAGTTCTTGACTTTAGTGCAGATACCGGATATGTCAGTGGCAGAGTACAGCTACAAGTTTGAAGAACTGTATGAATTTGGGAAGATGTATGCCCCAGATGAGGGGAGTAAGGCTGAGAGATTCAGACAGGGGTTGATGCCAAATGTAGGTGCACCGTTGGTTAGTATGAGGGTTACTACATATGATGAGATGAGGGAGGAAGCCTTGTTAGAAATATTGGGATACTTATGGCGGCCGATCATTGAGTGGTGGTACGAGAGGGGCATTTAGAGGACAGAGGCAGGAGTGGTCTAGTAGGAAGAGGCAGAGGACAGACAGTCATACTTCACAGAATCGGTCAGGACAGAGCAGTGGAGGGCAGAGGTTCCGGGGAAGTAAAGGATCACAGCATGGACCGAGAGTTTGTCATCGATGTGGACGTACTGGTCATATTAAGAGCCAGTGCACTACTCCCGAGATGGAATGTTATGCATGTGGTAATCTAGGCCACAAGTGGGCAGATTGTCCTCAAAGGAGGAGGGATACACAGCAGAGATCTGAGGTTTCATCGGCAACATCAACACCTACTACTCCTCGTGCATTGTCAGGTTCCTTAGGCACCTCTGTTGAAGAGGACAAACACAGGCCAGGATACAGCAGCAACAGTCACAGATTCAGCCTGCATTGACTCGGGGGAGAGTATTTGCTTTAGGGCACCAGATAGAGCCTGAGCATCCGAACTTTGTTGGAGATACTTTTATTGTCTCAAACTGTTTGATGAGAGTATTGTTTGATTCTAGTGCTACAACAtcttttatttctgcatcattggCAACGTCACTAGAGTTAAATGTGTTATATAGCTCCTTCAATGACTTCCTGCTGGTGCCATGCCATGTTCTTATAACTTATCAAGCACATTCGAAATAAATTTTCGGGATTCGACTTTCAAGAGCTATATGGCTAAGCTGATTACGTATTCTTAATGCAAGTCTTAATAcagcttctcttttcttttttgccttcaaattttagggttttatatCTTGTTCGTG is part of the Tripterygium wilfordii isolate XIE 37 chromosome 7, ASM1340144v1, whole genome shotgun sequence genome and encodes:
- the LOC120002337 gene encoding uncharacterized protein LOC120002337 isoform X1; protein product: MDDSLKQEPKAEPPPQPPPQASSNRGWGGWGISAFSVLTDPQNSATAAAEEISRSMDTRRSAHFLEPQDQGCERGGVRTRGGRQSRGRGRGVGRGRGERNAPAPVIVPDLPTWSRVQQRGQRTAVRNSDEVENPAVNVTGGNRGVPEATTTQVQTLSITQMMVASMFEAQVQVMKGMLEMMKNVTQMVQARAEHGVHGVVEGQISGEADRIQRHLSEVDRLRKLEPPKFHGDTDVAKAHTWIREMTMRLDTLGIPDERRGTVASYFLKDKAYDWWYALGQRKEQLTWASLERLFMQHFVPNSYRTEKAKEFLTLVQIPDMSVAEYSYKFEELYEFGKMYAPDEGSKAERFRQGLMPNVGAPLVSMRVTTYDEMREEALLEILGYLWRPIIEWWYERGI
- the LOC120002337 gene encoding uncharacterized protein LOC120002337 isoform X2 translates to MDTRRSAHFLEPQDQGCERGGVRTRGGRQSRGRGRGVGRGRGERNAPAPVIVPDLPTWSRVQQRGQRTAVRNSDEVENPAVNVTGGNRGVPEATTTQVQTLSITQMMVASMFEAQVQVMKGMLEMMKNVTQMVQARAEHGVHGVVEGQISGEADRIQRHLSEVDRLRKLEPPKFHGDTDVAKAHTWIREMTMRLDTLGIPDERRGTVASYFLKDKAYDWWYALGQRKEQLTWASLERLFMQHFVPNSYRTEKAKEFLTLVQIPDMSVAEYSYKFEELYEFGKMYAPDEGSKAERFRQGLMPNVGAPLVSMRVTTYDEMREEALLEILGYLWRPIIEWWYERGI